TTGTCCCATTATTTTTGTTAATTAGATTATTGAGTGTTGAATGCTTTTTTATTCATGGCATGTGAAACTTTTAGCAAATGAATCTCCTTTGCCTTTTGGTTTTTTCTAGGGTATCCCAAATTTTATTAAGGATTtgtcttattctcctttttgtaccttcttaatctattaatgaatttcttttgctatattaaaaaaaaaaaaaccttttagcAAATGAATTTAACTTTTAAGACATGGTTTATTACAATTTCTCCATCTAACCAGACAAACCATTAATCACAAGCTCGGGATCCTTTGCCACATGTTGGAGTGCATACTACATTTTTCCTGTGGGCCCCTTTCCACGACTACTaatgtgacgccctgatttttctaccatttttttttttttacaataaacaataataatcaatcatctgCCACGTCACaacctctgataccatatcaacaagACCCGACCtaaagtggggtaccgggtaatcagttcatcatatataaacacTCCTAAccgcggaagtcaatatttacatacCATTCCGAATAAAAATGCCAGAGTACTATATatctatacatacacatatacatctccACAACTCCACAAAAACCCCAGTAGATTTCACAAAACACATGCTTCAACTCGAaccactcaccctgtctatcagggtaccagctcccctctatcttggagctctatctaCTGGTCTGTCatgattccctgaaatgtttatgagtgagacacctctcagtaaatcggaataaattatttcaagtgtgtggcacatgagttcaaTTACTTTAtatcacattccattttaataaatatatcaacTGGGAGAATTTATATAGATacgtactcataatcatatacgtatgtaaaacatagtttcataagttttcatatcatttttataatcatatacgtaTATTTTCATTTCTCAATTCTTATTCACATACTTTCATATCATGTACATGTTCTTCTCTTTCCCATATCATATACATAATCATTCAttctcatatcatatacatactttCTTATTTCTCATATTGTATTCATGTTCTTTCATTTCCCATATTTGTTTTCACATTTCCTGGCCTGTGGGTGTCCACCCTCATATAACATGCCGTGTCTGTAACCCACGactgttcatttctcatatcaattCACgttttttcatttctcatattcattttcacattctAACTCATTTcctccagtatatttcacaacgtGTTTGTAACCCGTGGCTAATCATTTCTCATATCAATTTCActttatttcatttctcatattcgtATTCACATTTCCTAGCCTTTGGGTATCCTCTAGTATACAATACAACGTGTCTATAATGAGTAACCATAATCTAGCTCATGAGTTTCCGCCGGTATAGAATCAATTACGTGTAActtatggctgccctgaggatattcacctCGTCATGTATCACCCCCATGACCGGGTTGTgaggcccgaaggctggatctaaccacggttggtctacccagttagatcaaaggGGGAACatgtctgtagtatgattggcctacccacACCTGGTCCGGACTCTAGGAAACAACACAACCCTTCACACTAGCCCAATCGACTGTCACGGCACATGCTATACAagccgtgtggttgcactaacacaatgctagcaacggtaccatgctcttagAATAACTGTGGttcatcaaggttctcatttccacattttcatattcaaatttcattaaatctgaatatctcagCATATCAGTATAATTTATATCATTTCTGTATCATTCTATCATTTCTATATAATTCACGTCATTTCAGTATAAATTCACAGCTCATGCTTGTATATTTCCTTTAGCATATCTGTATAACACATATCTCATCATTTCAGTATAACATATCTATATATCTCATTTTATTGTTTCACAGTGAAAACATATGTGTAACGCATTTATCATTTCCCAGTAAAACACACCTCTGTTTCCCAATTCATCATTTCTCATAAAATACTTATCAGTATATTACTTTTCTTCATTTCTCAGTATAATacccatctatatatatatatatatcaatattggGTTTCTCATGTCTTCTCATCTGAgtaaaacattttcatacttataaCATAACATCATTTATCAGTGCAAAAcacatttctcaatttcaaacacatttccagtataaattaattattttgaattccttatgccacacaatttttcattcaatattcatattataataatcacagTAAATATAagatattctcattttcacatatctACTCAACCAATAATTTCCAAAAatgactgttataatttattccctttacttggcttactgagagacCTGCTAAAATACTCAATCCCACACCCACGGTGTTCGAAAGTCAAAAcactgaaattcacattttccccacaTTAATTAATTCAACTCccagaataataataattttaatatttcctagacccacacactcccaatagctaattaaactttaaaaatgatTAACGGATATAATTTCACTATCCTTatcctaaccttggagtggtgcttaggaaattcaaattaaaaatttgcttcGATTGAAATGACGATAATCAAAgttaggaccctgtggtggtgtccaatcgtcgatttggctaaagatttgaggaaattttgaggagagagggagagtttatcttatcccaggagtggtgtctacgacgccctaatcacgaatttactctggttaaaatgttggtagtcgagaatggaacccaatggtattttccgttcttcaatcggcgCCCGTTTCGCcgagaaaattgaggagagagagagtgtttgaggagagacaggcgagagagagtgagagctctCTGGGGGTGTCTGAAAtttgatttcaaattgaaatcaaatttGTGGAAGTCTATACTTCCATGCATATTTTTTTCCTGGGGCATTACGATTCACCTCCAATCACACACTTTATAATGGGAATTAGAAACAGTTTTGCATCACATAGGATGTACTGGCCATACATGGACGAGTTCCACTGCAACTAACTAGGTGGGCATTTGGAGAAATCGGCCTACAAATACAGAGTTATCAAACCGATTCTCATAGGTGTAGCCACTGATGGAGCCCAAGCCCATGAGCTCTGTATTCATGGGCCTTCTCTTTCCCTCTCCTGCCTCCTTGCTTCATGTTGCTGTCATCTCATTGATTCTCCCTTCCATCTGAACTGGAGctacacacacaaaaaaaaaaaaaggaaagaaaaaagccACACATGGGGAGGACAATGAaaacattagaaaaaaaaaacgaaTTAACATctgaaattatatatattgacgtagagagagagagagagagagagagagagagagagagggatattGGGAAGGAAAAAACCGCAATATTGAGTTGAAACAATTCTTTTATGGTCATtagctcaatttttttttccctttgagtCATTTCTGTCTAATATAATGTTGTGGATTTTCCTTTAAAGCATGGAAGTGGAGCCTGTCCTCTGATGCATTTGACAAGATTCACAAGAACCATTCTCTTTTAACCCACAAACTTGTAAATCTTAAGCATAGATTTTTATTGCACAAATTGTAAGTCAgcatgaaatattatgtttacaacaAAGGCCATTGAAGAGATAATCTGGCAAGTGCCATGACCCAATGGGCTCGACTGGAAGATGGAGAGAAGGACTGTTCTTAAAATGTTGGGGGAAAAACTCTCCACAAACACCAAATCAAATTTTAGCTTTATGCTATCAACTGTGAAGAATTGCCATCCAGCTCAAACTGGGGTATTCATCACCATTCTCCTCACTCATTGAGGTTTACCTTGCAATTCTACCACTCAAAACAGATCTTTCCTAAGATTGGATAGAGAGCAAGAGCTTTTGTGCCATTAAATCACCCTTGCAATCTTCAGTCTCTAAAAATTCATTAGGGGAAAACGGCTGGTGAGCTGAACAACTACTAAATCTAACCAGAACATGATGATAGATGAGGTTTTGTGACCTCACAAAagaaaatacaattttatttgcCCTAAGCAATAACCAGCACAACTTTTGTACAGCAGTTCATTGCATCATGTTGCAATTGTACATAGAACTTTATTCTGACGCAACGAGGTTTTAGTTAGTCATTCAATTGGCTCAAAGCTTTAAATCATAATTAAAGCTAGTGACTCTGCAAATATTTTTCTTCCTACTTGCTGTAATCCCACTTGGTTTGCCATCATTTTTTTCTGTGTTTCAAATTTTTTGgataataatttatttagcaTAATAGGGCTGAATGTATTATGTAGCTGCAACTGCTTGGCATAAGAGTAGAAGAGAGTGGGTTGGAGATCAATCTCAAAAGTCACAGAGGATGGCAAAAGATCCAATCATAAGGTATATATATTTAGTGCATGCTTCTTGGgattttgtttcttgtttatgGTTGAGTTTCTGTTTTATGTGCTTGAAAACTCTTTAAAATTAAATAGCTCCATGAGTGGTCATCGATTAAGATAATTGGTGAATGTCATTATAGAAAAGGATGGAAGCACATTCTTGGCATAGTAAAAAGCTTTTTAATCTAAGTTTTTCcagaatatatataaataaataaaagtttgTATTTGGTTCATAAATGTAAGGAATGGGGAGATAAAAGGAAGAATGTGTTGGGGGTTTAAGTGTTATGATCACTGGACAAGCCTTCTTGTAGACTTGTGCCAATGCTGAAAAaagaattaataaattaaaaggaAATATACTGTCCAAAATTGTGTATAGCCctctacaataataatagtaacaaaatggtaatgataataataatcaATGTACAATATCCTCATTACAGCAGTGGTTGTACTTTGTCAAGTAAGtatcttttcttgtttctttttcaTTTAACCTTAGTATAGACAATGATGACAACGTCAACAGTTTAAGACCCTCTAGGTGGATCGGATCATCTGTATGATAACTGTTTTTGTTGTCTTCCTCAGTCAACGGCAACGTGCTCAAAAAGTTAGAAAGCTGTCAAATGCTCTTTCTATATCCATCCAAGTTATTCTTGGTCTTCTCCTTCCCCCTTACAACTTTTAGTGTCAATCAAATCACTAATGAATTCGCTACTTGTCCTCCAATGCGAGTTCCTAGACCATCCTGATGTTCTTCCTTTATTTTATCTTGTATGAGTGCAACTCTTAGCTCACTGCTCTAACATTGATCAAATCACTTTTTTCACTAATTTTCTATTTAGCTTGCGATGCAAGTGCCTGAACCATCTCGATGTTCTTTGTTTATTTGATCTTCTATAGGTGCTACTATTATCTTACTACATTCATATTCAATCCACACGTTATGTTTTGTTTCATGGCTCATCCATCTTAACATTTTTGCTTTAGCCGCACTTTGTTTTTATTGTTTAACAGGACATGGATGAAACAGAATCTTATTTAGGTAGAAGCCTTATCTGAAGAAAGCAGCAGGTGCAAGAAATGCATAGAacattgaaaattaagaaagtaaagGATCAAGGCTGATAATAGTGTTTTCTAAGATTCCCCAAAGTCAACTCCTTTCAGCAAGAGTTGCATATATGAGTTTTTCCGCTCTACACACCCAAAGATAAATGGTTCTCAAAGAAGAAGAAAGTATCGAGTGGGTTActattataaattaataacatTTAACTTCTAATGATTTTAAGGAACCGTGGTCTTGTATTATTGGGATAAATTACAGAGATCTATCTACCATGAGTATAAGTTGTTTGATGGCCAAGCTATCTTTGAGGCCTTGATACTTTAATCAAGCCCCACCAAGATTGGGCCTTTCTATGACCACTTAACAATCCAGAAAAAAATATCTCCAGTGAATAGGAGAACTGGTGTGGCTGAACCTGCTGCCATACTGAACAAATTTTGACTGAATTCATGTGGAACATCATCCTGAGAGAAAGAGAGGATTTCTGACACAAAGATAAGCCCTCCCCTTCTAGTTTAGAAGTGTGATTGTCAGAGCCTATGCCCTTATATTATTTGTTGTTGCTTTAAAGCTAATTTTGGAAAGTAATAATTGGAATTTTCTCTTGCAGCTGGTCAATGACTTATGAAGATCTGCTCTCAAGTAATGAACCTTTCTCTGAGCCAATTCCTTTACCTGTAAgcttcttcacatactctgacaAACACATGCAAGTGTATTGTAGATTTTTTTGTGCATCTGGAAACCTGCGTTTGAAGCtggagaaagaaaaaataaataaacaaactagCACTTGGCTAAAAATGAAACAGAGAAGTCAACTAATGATGAGAACCTGTGTATTATCTTTATGTTATTTTTATATTAGCAAACAGCACATCACCCAGAATGAAATAGAGAAGTCAACTGATGATGAGAATCTGTATATTTCTTTACACCATGTTTGGAGATGCCTTGGATTTggaaaaatgtaatataaaattgtattgaaatttgtcaaaatccattcgaatccaaatctaaggtccaAAATCTATGCTCCCAGATGCAGCAttagggcttgtttgttttggTGGCTAGGCCAGGCCAGGCTAGGCTAGGACTGGCCAAGAGTGAGGGTCTTGGCCCATTTATGTGAGGTATAGGGCTGGTTGGTTTTCTCTCACCGGCCTGAAATGGCTAGGCCATCTAATGaacaaagaaaaatagaaaaggacCATGACTGCCCCTCTGCACCTCCTTACAAACCTTGAGTTCCTCTTCCATATGCTGATCACCTGCTCCACCTTACTCCAATTGTCTTCTCCGTCAAGTTTAGTTgtacccctctctctctctctctggctcAACTTCTCTTGCTTCCATTCATGTTCTGACTGTGTTGGTCATGTGCTCCACTTGGCCAGTGAGATCTGGCCTTGATTTTGGGCTCAGATCTGGCCATGATTTCTTGTAATCTGTAGTCACTGTGGAAACATCAACATCCGAAATGGGACTTTTGGTCCAAAATTGGATTTGTGCCCAGCTATAAGATGTTGGTCATCTGCCCCAGACTGCAGTAGCTATTCATCCTTCAACTTCCCACAATCAtttaaaaaagggggaaaatgatAGTggcataattttatttatttatttatttatttaaaattaagatAGCTATGGTCTAAGTTTGCAGACAAAtacatccttttttttttgtaatttttggttGCTTGGTTTGGTGAGTGCAGATCATTATGTTTAATTCAAAGAcgaataaaattttcatatattttttcattaagGGTATTGCGATCTTTTTTGAATGATTAGCCTAGTCAATGTGCAGTGCACCAATTATCATTCAAGATACAACTGTAGTTATCTTTGTCCTTTATACATGACAATTCAAACTTGAGGACAGGATAATTATTGTAGCCATTCCAGTCCAGTTCAATCCACTCTTCTAAATCTTAGCCACCGAAATACTTGTaacatttttttaatcaaaaagtTGGAGTTAGAAATGGCTGACAGATATCTAGGGAAGAGAAAATAGTTTGATCTAGTTATGCTGGAGCATGCGAAGATggcataattattttgaaatagaTTATGGGCACTGTTGGCATCTTGTGAAGTTTGATTAAATTTCTGGAATtccctttctcttcttttatGGTTCTTGTGCAAATGTAGTTAAATTTTATTCATTGGATTGTGcaggagatggtggatttttTAGTTGATATATGGCATGATGAAGGTCTCTTTGATTAGGTAATGGTGATACTTTCTCATTTAGGTGGCAAGATGGAGATAATCGGTGCAGAAAATTTCTATGCCTGTCACGATCTTTAACATGCAGAGTTAGATCGATCCAATTTCTTCAATATATCCTTCCATGTACAACTTCCACTCAGGTTTTTGTTTGTTTCCTGCTCCTGATATGGCTTCTTAGTGTCGGGAGGTTCAATATCAACATCAACATGTAACTTGATCAGTATAGCTCTCGTTTAACCGAAGATTGACAAATTCATTCTCTGTGATACCAATTCATTTTGAAagaaaatgctgccaaaatttgaGATGATTTACAATCTCATTTGTTTAATTGCATCATTAAGATTGGCACACAATCTTTGTGAGAGTTGTTCTACCCACAAAGTCATGCAAATTCTTCAGTAAAGGTCAAAAACAGTTGGTGTTGTGACTAAGATTATAGGCACCTTCATCTACTGGTGTACACCTTATTTCAAATTTCTTCATGTTATTCACAGCCTCTTAATCACTACTGCTGCTGCGGCCTTTATAATGAGAATAGTTTGTATCTGCAAGGATTAGTGATTCATGCAAAAATTTGGTTCATGGTAATTTATATCGTGCAAAAATTTGTGTTATTCTATCTCATAAAACGATATAATTATCTCATTTTCATAATAATTGGATAATTATCGTGAGAGAATAACGAATCATGACCAGGAAACCATAGGTTCTGGAATTTTTGTGTGCATGCTGattgtgtttattttttttttttccttttttcctaaTAAGTAAtaattttgtttgtttatttatttatttatttatgttatggGCATTTTTTtacaaggaagagatgaagaaatgatattttaagaaaatatttgggaaaattatggattttttaaatcaatttttagATACGAGGTGAATTATTTCAAAGAAATTGACCAGTGTTTTGACATTATAAtccaaatttataaaattttaaatttgaggttcagatttcaggcttccaaatgcatgtaaacatttttaatattagGTCACATGGATGttgagttttattcaaatttgtaTAAATTCAAGTTCAATATTCAAACTTCAAGTTCCTAAATACGTGATTATTTAAATATAGAATATGAAGGCATAATGAGTCTTCatgagatttaaaaaaattaaataaatttgacATCAAAAATAAAAAACGAACTGACatcatttgggaaaaaaaaaaacattttattaAAAGGAGGGCAttcatgaaatattttttttaaaaataaaattttgaaaattttatgtttttaaaaaccaaaatataaaatattatattttctataacaaaaaattgatttgtaaatgacaaaaaaaataataaataaaatgaaattttaggAGAAGCATTCAAAATCAAAagtatcataattttttttttctattcgtAGTTACTATAATATTTTCCATAATTGAAAGGCCTTTGAACACCTGCTCCTATCAAATCAAAAGTACCTCTTCACCTTATGATTTATTTTTATGCCTTTAATTAGCATTTGATTTGTAGGTTTAATCAAATTTTAGAATTCTCAATAATTTTAAGATTATTTAATAATCACATTTTTTATTAGAATTTTGTTTATCAAggtacatattttcataatataatcTAAATTCTCGATGCAAAAAAATTACGGAAGTTGAAATTGACAGCAAAAATTTActcacattttaaaaattcagAAATGtctttcatttaaaattattttatgatcATTTTTAAAAGCAAACAAGACATAAAAATACTGCATGctcaaaatttttcaaagaatttttcattTCAAGTAATTTTGTATTcccatataaaataattttaaaaattataatacgAAAAGGCCTGATCCATGCTGCCGACCAAAcgtcattattatttaattttattcaccaaaaaacaaaaataaagagaGGAATGAGCTCAGATCCACGGATTTTATGGTAGGACGGTTAACACTAGATCCAAACCTTTATTCCCGCCTCCCGCCCGAAGCAACAGCGCCGTCACCAACAACCCTTCCTCCTTGCTCGCTTCTTCTTCTCCTCACTCCTCTCTAAACCAACCCTTCAAcgttactctctctctctctctttttcttctcaTTACTCTATTTTTCTCTCAGTAGATATTTTTTTCTCACACTATAAATATGGTCTGACACTTCAACTAGAGAAAGTGGATTCCTCtgggagagagagatggagaatTTGGTTGTTATATCTTTTCtgcttcttcttttctcttccgCGGCGGTGTCCTACGATCTTCGCCTGCCATCAAATGCGAATTTCCCGTCGATTCAGGCGGAGAAGCTGATCAGAGAGCTCAATTTGATCCCCAAGGATGCAGGCGATGTCGTCCGCTCCGGAGATTCTTCTGTGGATCCGAACATCGTCGAAAGGCGTTTCAGATTCCCCGGTCTCGCTGGTCAGGGAGTACCTGTCGAGGACCTTGGTCATTATGCCGGATATTACAAGATAAAGCATTCTCATAATGCTAGGTATGTCTGTGTGAAACCCTGCGATAATTATTACTTGCGATGTTATTCCAACCACGGCATTGTTTCATTTTGGTCTTTATTGCTCTGTGATAGGTATTTCTTAGTGCTTGTATATCGTAATCGTACTTTCTTTGTGTTTTAATTGAATTTGCAATGGATATTTAGGGTTTGTTTTGTTCATGATGGGAGGCTTTGTGCTGTCAGATAAATCTGAAACCTCTAATTTGTTCAAATGCGATAATTGACCCCTTTTTTTGGATTTTAGCTTATACTGCCAGATAGAAATGAACCTAGAATTTGGTCTAATGCCATAATTGATCATCTTATTTGGATTTTAGGATTTATTTTCTACAATTTTATCTCATGCGGCTtaggtaattttttaattctcgaattttatttaatttggcTGAGGATTTTCCAGATGATGTTTTTTGGGGGGATTTTATTGGAACGCAGTCGGTATTTACATGCCGCCGAGCAATACAGAAACCTTAGCTTTTAAGAAACTGAAATGCGAAAATGTACTAATTTCATTTGCTTTTGGGATTGATTAGTCTATAATATGCAGTTGTTAATTAATTTCTTTGTTTGCCTAAATATTTGGGGAATTGGAACTTGAATGTTTTGTGAACAGGTTATAGGAGAAAGCATCTTTTAATGCTTGCTTAATGTTATTGAGTTAATTGTCATGAAGCTTTTCCTATATTGATGATGCATCAGGTTCTTCTGAACCTCCATTCTGATAAAGGTTTAAATTAATTATGAACAGTTCTTGTAATAGATTATTGGCAACAGAATGGAATCGTACATCCTTTTTCTGCGACTTGCATATATTTGGTGCATGTAAGCCATCCATAGTTTGTTTCCATTCGGTCTCTTTAATAATTTTACTAATTCATTTCTTTTGTTGTATGTAGGATGTTTTACTTCTTCTTTGAATCACGCAGCAACAAGAAAGATCCTGTTGTTATCTGGTTGACTGGAGGGCCTGGGTGTAGCAGTGAATTAGCTCTTTTCTATGAAAATGGGCCGTTTTCCATCACAAACAACTTGTCTGTTGTATGGAATGAGTATGGTTGGGACAaggtacatttttccttgtttattttttattttttccacgtttagttcaatatttttttcttttttttttttgggataaagTGAGAAGGAAAGAATACAAGAAGAGGAGGAAAAGAAATCCAATAAGGAAAAAAGTAAAACTAAGAAGTATGAAAACAAATACTAAGAATGCCAACCAAAATAACAGAATCTTCCAATCAAGCTGGGTATGAGTAAGAGGAATCCCTGCAAGCACAACTGAAGATTGGAGACCAAAGTGAAGCCAAAAATACCACCTTCTACCAAACCATATAAAAAGGAGGCAAATCATCCTTGAAGAGTTTACTGCCattttagttgtggaaaatagttttcatATTCCATTTTAAGTATTCGAAATAATTACGAAGTCGGGCTTATTTTTCAGTTATCTAAAATCTGTATAGAAAAAGCTAGAAAACAGTaaaaaaatttgtcactattcaCTTGCAGAAACTAGttctattttcatttctaatttctttcaaataattacaaaaatgccccCTTGTTTCCCCATTTTCTAAATTTGTAAGTTAGAAAACACCTTTTTATTGTTTTCAAGATTTCTGATTTCttatttaat
This region of Malania oleifera isolate guangnan ecotype guangnan chromosome 10, ASM2987363v1, whole genome shotgun sequence genomic DNA includes:
- the LOC131165426 gene encoding uncharacterized protein LOC131165426 isoform X3, which codes for MKKMELNTPSPLTKEKRPLECSSSANQENKCTERDSSTSIFVNDAATAWHKSRREWVGDQSQKSQRMAKDPIISWSMTYEDLLSRDGGFFS
- the LOC131165426 gene encoding uncharacterized protein LOC131165426 isoform X2; translation: MKKMELNTPSPLTKEKRPLECSSSANQENKCTERDSSTSIFVNDAATAWHKSRREWVGDQSQKSQRMAKDPIISWSMTYEDLLSSNEPFSEPIPLPEMVDFLVDIWHDEGLFD
- the LOC131165426 gene encoding uncharacterized protein LOC131165426 isoform X1, which codes for MKKMELNTPSPLTKEKRPLECSSSANQENKCTERDSSTSIFVNDAATAWHKSRREWVGDQSQKSQRMAKDPIISWSMTYEDLLSSNEPFSEPIPLPVSFFTYSDKHMQVYCRFFCASGNLRLKLEKEKINKQTSTWLKMKQRSQLMMRTCVLSLCYFYISKQHITQNEIEKSTDDENLYISLHHVWRCLGFGKM